A genomic region of Patescibacteria group bacterium contains the following coding sequences:
- a CDS encoding DUF4256 domain-containing protein, whose translation MNKPFITTEQRATLLKKLQTRFEKNLQRHKGLKWTNVQTRLETNTKKLWSISEMERTGGEPDVVGFNKKTGEYVFYDCAAESPTGRKSLCYDSKALKLRKEHKPKNTAMDLAATMGIEILTEEQYRELQTLGEFDTKTSSWLKTPADIRQLGGALFADRRYNHVFVYHNGAESYYAVRGFRGVFKV comes from the coding sequence ATGAACAAGCCATTTATTACTACAGAACAACGTGCAACCCTACTAAAAAAATTGCAAACTCGGTTTGAAAAAAACCTGCAGCGCCACAAAGGGCTTAAATGGACTAATGTACAAACCAGGTTGGAAACTAATACTAAAAAATTGTGGTCAATTAGCGAAATGGAAAGAACTGGTGGTGAACCAGATGTAGTTGGTTTTAATAAAAAAACTGGCGAATATGTATTTTATGATTGTGCAGCCGAAAGCCCAACCGGTCGCAAGAGTCTGTGTTATGATAGTAAAGCGCTAAAGTTAAGAAAAGAACATAAACCAAAAAATACTGCTATGGATTTAGCGGCTACTATGGGTATTGAAATATTAACTGAAGAACAATATCGGGAGTTACAGACACTGGGAGAATTTGACACCAAAACATCAAGCTGGTTAAAAACGCCGGCTGACATTAGACAACTCGGCGGTGCCCTATTTGCTGATCGTCGTTACAACCATGTTTTCGTATATCACAATGGGGCTGAGTCTTACTATGCTGTTAGAGGGTTTCGT
- a CDS encoding ATP-binding protein, producing the protein MEEILKYIQNQLVQSPFRLKPYTEDEQGKRYPQRHIYIKIDQYLRNFLHVPNSPERWVIIPGLRGVGKTTILAQLFLNHYQEAGERRMLYISLDEVVNVLGSSLRDILAAYETIIGESFERLTKPVFIFIDEAQYDPKWAAVLKSLYDRSHKVFVVCSGSSAVSLQTNPDVIRRAVFQKLFPTSFCEFLMIRDGKFPVKALKQNLKDALFQADSAKDAYTKLKQLEQTILQVWAGIDRSYVDEYLKIGTLPFAIRMKDEARVYQTITLLLDKVINQDVQSLGRFDTKTVHYIKRVLFLLAESEVVSVQNLATTLQTSVNTISSVLEVMEQAELLIRVMPHGSNSKKVRKPSKYLFMSSAMRSAFLSVAGNSQIFSQQKGRLMEDIAAMTLYREFVANSRGSLTYDSSQAGADFILTIAQKNIIPIEVGIGEKTGIQVSNTMKKVGSAKYGVVVCQNALTLLEDANIVKVPLDYFLMI; encoded by the coding sequence ATGGAAGAAATACTAAAATATATTCAAAATCAGTTGGTACAATCCCCTTTTCGATTGAAGCCCTATACGGAGGATGAGCAAGGCAAACGCTATCCTCAGCGACATATCTATATCAAAATCGATCAGTATTTGAGGAATTTTTTGCATGTGCCTAACAGTCCAGAACGTTGGGTGATTATCCCGGGCTTAAGAGGCGTTGGTAAAACCACGATATTAGCTCAACTTTTTCTTAATCACTATCAAGAAGCGGGCGAACGCAGGATGCTATATATTTCATTGGATGAGGTAGTTAATGTACTGGGTTCCTCTCTACGCGATATTCTAGCCGCCTACGAGACCATTATTGGTGAAAGCTTCGAACGACTGACTAAGCCAGTATTTATTTTTATTGATGAAGCCCAATACGATCCAAAATGGGCAGCAGTACTAAAATCATTGTACGATCGATCACATAAGGTGTTTGTAGTATGTAGTGGTTCGTCAGCTGTTTCCCTGCAAACTAACCCTGATGTCATACGACGAGCCGTGTTTCAAAAACTGTTTCCCACAAGTTTTTGTGAATTTTTGATGATTCGTGATGGCAAATTTCCAGTAAAAGCCCTCAAACAAAATCTTAAAGATGCCCTATTTCAAGCAGACTCAGCGAAAGATGCTTATACAAAGCTAAAACAGCTTGAACAAACTATCTTGCAAGTATGGGCGGGCATCGATCGAAGCTATGTTGATGAATACCTAAAAATTGGTACATTGCCCTTTGCCATCCGAATGAAAGATGAAGCTAGAGTATACCAAACTATTACGTTACTGCTGGATAAAGTCATCAATCAAGATGTGCAAAGTCTAGGCCGTTTTGATACTAAAACTGTTCATTACATTAAAAGAGTACTTTTCTTACTAGCAGAATCAGAAGTAGTTAGTGTCCAAAACCTAGCTACTACCTTACAGACTAGCGTAAACACCATCTCAAGCGTATTGGAAGTAATGGAACAAGCTGAACTCTTAATTAGAGTGATGCCACATGGTTCAAATTCCAAGAAGGTCAGAAAACCATCGAAATACCTGTTTATGTCATCTGCTATGCGTTCTGCTTTCCTATCTGTGGCTGGCAATTCACAAATTTTCTCACAACAAAAAGGTCGACTGATGGAAGATATTGCAGCCATGACTTTGTATCGGGAGTTCGTGGCTAATAGCCGAGGTTCATTAACGTATGACAGTTCACAAGCTGGCGCGGATTTTATCCTTACGATTGCTCAAAAAAATATCATACCTATTGAGGTGGGTATTGGTGAAAAAACTGGCATACAAGTTAGCAATACCATGAAAAAAGTAGGTTCTGCTAAATATGGAGTTGTTGTTTGCCAAAACGCACTAACCCTACTTGAGGATGCCAATATCGTTAAGGTACCACTTGATTACTTTTTAATGATATAA
- a CDS encoding Fic family protein, with protein MEFKPQYQLSPELLVNLNQIERFYGQLESLHLPKTAQLNLERDNLFSSSYISNSIEGNPLSLPEVTNLLLGDRVPTNRDEKEVCNYFDILKNLHTKVDQPLTVQYLLSLHQQLLHGVKDDIAGQIRNQRIVVGHYQRQAGMKKLVVKHEPPSHKQTDIQKSLQCLFHWIAAQPKIPAVVQVGIFHHQFVYIHPFVDGNGRSCRLLTAWLLLKYGYRINKYFVLDDWYDIDRTQYSDKLHTADSGDKTEWLEYFTDGMKYSLQTALAKAQYSIESVEVPKRLSKQQRQVYELLLEQKQLTSQDIVHSLKISRQLAHRVLKALVGKGFAAEKGVTKGKYYILK; from the coding sequence ATGGAATTTAAACCACAATACCAACTAAGCCCTGAACTATTGGTTAATCTTAATCAAATTGAGCGATTTTATGGGCAATTAGAAAGTTTACACCTGCCCAAAACAGCGCAGCTTAATTTAGAACGGGATAATTTGTTCAGTTCCTCATATATTTCAAATAGTATCGAAGGTAATCCACTATCATTACCAGAAGTCACTAATTTATTACTAGGAGATCGTGTGCCCACAAATCGAGATGAAAAGGAAGTATGCAATTATTTTGATATCCTTAAGAATCTGCATACGAAAGTAGACCAGCCACTGACTGTTCAATATTTATTATCATTGCATCAACAGTTACTCCATGGAGTCAAAGATGATATTGCCGGTCAAATTCGTAATCAAAGAATTGTGGTTGGTCATTACCAACGACAGGCTGGAATGAAAAAGTTAGTAGTCAAACATGAACCACCATCTCATAAGCAAACTGATATTCAAAAATCACTACAATGTTTGTTTCATTGGATAGCGGCACAACCAAAAATACCGGCCGTTGTCCAAGTTGGTATTTTCCATCATCAATTTGTCTATATTCATCCATTTGTGGATGGTAATGGCCGTAGTTGCCGCTTACTCACGGCTTGGTTGCTATTGAAGTATGGTTATAGGATTAATAAGTATTTTGTGCTCGATGATTGGTATGATATTGATCGTACGCAGTATTCAGATAAATTACATACGGCAGATAGTGGTGACAAGACTGAATGGTTAGAGTACTTTACCGATGGTATGAAGTATTCGTTACAAACTGCCTTAGCTAAGGCACAATACAGTATTGAATCTGTAGAAGTTCCAAAACGGTTATCCAAACAACAACGGCAAGTATATGAACTATTACTTGAACAAAAACAACTTACTTCACAAGACATTGTTCACAGTTTGAAAATATCTAGGCAATTAGCCCACCGTGTATTAAAAGCGTTAGTAGGTAAGGGTTTTGCTGCTGAAAAGGGTGTAACGAAAGGTAAGTATTATATTTTGAAATAA